Proteins encoded together in one Micromonospora kangleipakensis window:
- the metH gene encoding methionine synthase, whose amino-acid sequence MRTSLLDVLADRILIADGAMGTMLQAADLTLDDFEGLEGCNEILNVTRPDVVRGVHDAYLAAGADCVETNTFGANLANLAEYDIQHRIRELSEAGARIARGAADAYGTPERPRFVLGSIGPGTKLPTLGHAAYATLRDAYQENAAGLIEGGADALIVETCQDLLQVKAAVVGSHRAMAETGRKVPLICHVTVETTGTMLLGSEIGAALTAIEPLGVDLIGLNCATGPAEMSEHLRYLSQHARVPLSVMPNAGLPQLTADGAVYPLTPVELADALERFVAEYGVSLVGGCCGSTPEHIRVVAERLHGARPGPREPRQDAGVSSIYHHVPFAQDASVLMVGERTNANGSKAFREAMLAADWQACVEIARSQARDGSHLLDLCVDYVGRDGTQDMRELAGRFATASTLPIMLDSTEPAVVEAGLEMLGGRCVVNSVNFEDGDGPESRYARVMPVVAEHGAAVVALLIDEEGQARTKDWKVRIAGRLIEDLTTRWGLRRSDILIDALTFPIATGQEETRRDGIETIEAIREIAARYPGVNFTLGISNVSFGLNPAARQVLNSVFLHECVQAGLTSAIVHASKTLPMSKIPEEQREIALDLIYDRRREGYDPVQRFIEVFEGVDAASARATRAEELAALPLDERLKRRIIDGERNGLEADLDAAMAGGRSPLSIINDLLLDGMKVVGELFGSGQMQLPFVLQSAEVMKTAVAYLEPHMEKADDGGKGRIVLATVKGDVHDIGKNLVDIILSNNGYEVVNIGIKQPINAILDAAEQHRADAIGMSGLLVKSTVIMRENLAEMASRGVAERWPVLLGGAALTRAYVEDDLRSVFPGQVHYARDAFEGLSLMDRVMVAKRGGAPVVDPEREAALAARRARRERQRAMVSEALPELDDASVRSDVATDAAVPTPPFFGTRVVKGVPLADYAALLDERATFLGQWGLRGARGGKGPSYEELVETEGRPRLRYWLDRLIADQVLEAAVVYGYFPAYAEGNDLVVLDENGHAERARFSFPRQRQERRLCLADFFRPKGDELDVVALQLVTVGQPISEYTAKMFAGNEYRDYLEVHGLSVQLTEALAEYWHRRIRAELTLPGGRTVADDDPADLAGLLRTDYRGCRYAFGYPACPDLEERAKIVELLGAERIGVQLSEEFQLVPEQATDAIVVHHPEANYFNAK is encoded by the coding sequence GTGCGGACTTCGTTGCTGGATGTGCTCGCGGACCGGATCCTCATCGCCGACGGGGCGATGGGGACGATGCTCCAGGCTGCCGACCTGACCCTCGACGACTTCGAGGGGCTGGAGGGCTGCAACGAGATCCTCAACGTCACCCGGCCGGACGTCGTACGCGGGGTGCACGACGCCTACCTGGCGGCCGGGGCGGACTGCGTCGAGACCAACACCTTCGGCGCCAACCTCGCCAACCTCGCCGAGTACGACATCCAGCACCGGATCCGGGAGCTGTCGGAGGCGGGCGCGCGGATCGCCCGGGGGGCCGCCGACGCGTACGGCACGCCGGAGCGGCCCCGCTTCGTGCTCGGCTCGATCGGCCCCGGCACCAAGCTGCCCACCCTGGGGCACGCCGCGTACGCGACGCTGCGCGACGCGTACCAGGAGAACGCCGCCGGCCTGATCGAGGGCGGCGCGGACGCGCTGATCGTGGAGACCTGCCAGGACCTGCTCCAGGTGAAGGCCGCGGTGGTCGGCTCGCACCGGGCGATGGCCGAGACCGGCCGGAAGGTCCCGCTGATCTGCCACGTCACCGTGGAGACCACCGGCACCATGCTGCTCGGCAGCGAGATCGGCGCGGCGCTCACCGCGATCGAGCCGCTCGGCGTGGACCTGATCGGCCTGAACTGCGCGACCGGCCCGGCGGAGATGAGCGAGCACCTGCGCTACCTCTCCCAGCACGCCCGGGTGCCGCTGTCGGTGATGCCCAACGCCGGCCTGCCGCAGCTCACCGCCGACGGTGCGGTCTACCCGCTGACCCCGGTGGAGCTGGCCGACGCCCTGGAGCGCTTCGTCGCCGAGTACGGCGTCTCCCTGGTCGGCGGCTGCTGCGGCAGCACCCCGGAGCACATCCGGGTGGTGGCGGAGCGGCTGCACGGCGCCCGCCCCGGCCCCCGCGAGCCGCGGCAGGACGCGGGCGTCTCCTCGATCTACCACCACGTGCCGTTCGCGCAGGACGCCAGCGTGCTGATGGTGGGGGAGCGGACCAACGCCAACGGCTCCAAGGCGTTCCGCGAGGCGATGCTCGCCGCCGACTGGCAGGCCTGCGTGGAGATCGCCCGCAGTCAGGCCCGGGACGGCTCGCACCTGCTGGACCTCTGCGTCGACTACGTGGGCCGGGACGGCACGCAGGACATGCGGGAGCTGGCCGGCCGGTTCGCCACCGCCTCCACGCTGCCGATCATGCTGGACTCGACCGAGCCGGCGGTGGTCGAGGCCGGGCTGGAGATGCTCGGCGGGCGCTGCGTGGTCAACTCGGTGAACTTCGAGGACGGCGACGGCCCGGAGTCCCGCTACGCCCGGGTGATGCCGGTGGTCGCCGAGCACGGCGCCGCCGTGGTCGCCCTCCTGATCGACGAGGAGGGCCAGGCCCGCACGAAGGACTGGAAGGTCCGGATCGCGGGCCGGCTGATCGAGGACCTGACCACCCGGTGGGGGCTGCGCCGCTCCGACATCCTGATCGACGCGCTGACCTTCCCGATCGCCACCGGGCAGGAGGAGACCCGCCGGGACGGCATCGAGACCATCGAGGCGATCCGGGAGATCGCCGCCCGCTACCCGGGGGTCAACTTCACCCTGGGCATCTCCAACGTCTCCTTCGGACTCAACCCGGCGGCCCGGCAGGTGCTCAACTCGGTCTTCCTGCACGAGTGCGTGCAGGCCGGGCTGACCTCGGCGATCGTGCACGCCAGCAAGACCCTGCCGATGTCGAAGATCCCCGAGGAGCAGCGCGAGATCGCCCTCGACCTGATCTACGACCGCCGCCGCGAGGGGTACGACCCGGTGCAGCGGTTCATCGAGGTCTTCGAGGGTGTCGACGCCGCCTCGGCGCGGGCCACCCGGGCCGAGGAGTTGGCCGCGCTGCCGCTGGACGAGCGGCTCAAGCGGCGGATCATCGACGGCGAGCGCAACGGCCTGGAGGCCGACCTGGACGCGGCGATGGCCGGCGGCCGGTCGCCGCTGTCCATCATCAACGACCTGCTGCTCGACGGCATGAAGGTGGTCGGCGAGCTGTTCGGCTCCGGCCAGATGCAGCTGCCGTTCGTGCTCCAGTCCGCCGAGGTGATGAAGACCGCGGTGGCCTACCTGGAGCCGCACATGGAGAAGGCCGACGACGGCGGCAAGGGCCGGATCGTGCTCGCCACCGTCAAGGGCGACGTGCACGACATCGGCAAGAACCTGGTCGACATCATCCTGTCCAACAACGGCTACGAGGTCGTCAACATCGGCATCAAGCAGCCGATCAACGCGATCCTCGACGCCGCCGAGCAGCACCGGGCAGACGCCATCGGCATGTCCGGGCTGCTGGTCAAGAGCACGGTCATCATGAGGGAGAACCTGGCCGAGATGGCGTCGCGCGGGGTCGCGGAGCGCTGGCCGGTCCTGCTCGGTGGGGCGGCGCTCACCCGGGCGTACGTCGAGGACGACCTGCGGTCGGTCTTCCCGGGCCAGGTGCACTACGCCCGCGACGCGTTCGAGGGACTCTCTCTGATGGACCGGGTGATGGTGGCCAAGCGCGGCGGCGCGCCGGTGGTGGACCCGGAGCGGGAGGCGGCCCTGGCCGCGCGGCGGGCCCGGCGGGAGCGGCAGCGGGCGATGGTCAGCGAGGCGCTGCCGGAGCTGGACGACGCTTCGGTCCGCTCCGACGTGGCCACCGACGCGGCGGTGCCCACCCCGCCGTTCTTCGGCACCCGGGTGGTGAAGGGGGTGCCGTTGGCCGACTACGCGGCGCTGCTCGACGAGCGGGCCACCTTTCTCGGCCAGTGGGGGCTGCGCGGCGCCCGCGGCGGCAAGGGACCGTCGTACGAGGAGCTGGTGGAGACCGAGGGCCGGCCGCGGCTGCGGTACTGGCTGGACCGGCTGATCGCCGACCAGGTCCTCGAGGCGGCCGTGGTCTACGGCTACTTCCCCGCGTATGCCGAGGGCAACGACCTGGTGGTGCTGGACGAGAACGGGCACGCCGAGCGGGCCCGGTTCTCCTTCCCCCGGCAGCGACAGGAGCGGCGGCTCTGCCTGGCCGACTTCTTCCGGCCAAAGGGCGACGAGCTGGACGTGGTGGCGTTGCAGCTGGTCACCGTCGGGCAGCCGATCAGCGAGTACACCGCGAAGATGTTCGCCGGCAACGAGTACCGCGACTACCTGGAGGTGCACGGCCTGTCGGTGCAGCTCACCGAGGCCCTGGCCGAGTACTGGCACCGACGGATCCGCGCCGAGCTGACCCTGCCGGGCGGGCGTACGGTCGCCGACGACGACCCGGCGGACCTGGCCGGCCTGCTGCGCACCGACTACCGCGGCTGCCGGTACGCCTTTGGCTACCCGGCCTGCCCGGACCTGGAGGAGCGGGCGAAGATCGTGGAGCTGCTGGGCGCGGAGCGGATCGGGGTGCAGCTGTCGGAGGAGTTCCAGCTGGTGCCGGAGCAGGCCACGGACGCGATCGTGGTGCACCACCCGGAGGCGAACTACTTCAACGCCAAATAG
- a CDS encoding RNA polymerase sigma factor, translated as MPGDAVEDLLRRLAPQVLGALVRRYGHFDTAEDATQEALLAAATRWPVDGRPDDPKAWLITVASRRLTDLLRTERARRRREDTVARRLPPDRWLAPAADSAPPDADDTLILLFLCCHPSLPPAGQIALTLRAVGGLSTAEVARAFLVPEATMTRRITRAKQRIRGSGLPFAPPVGADRAARLDAVLHVLYLIFNEGYASTSGPQLHRADLCGEAIRLARMLHELTDDPEAAGLLALMLLTDARTPARTGPGGELVPMAEQDRGRWRGEQIAEGVALVSRVLPHGAVGPYQLQAAVAALHDEAPSMDATDWPQIVALYELLLEVADNPVVRLNHAVAVAMARGPHAGLDLLDGLAADRRIAQDARLPAARAHLLELAGEPEAARQAYLAAAGRSMNLPQQRYLHSRAARLR; from the coding sequence GTGCCCGGTGACGCCGTCGAGGACCTGCTGCGCCGACTGGCGCCGCAGGTCCTCGGCGCCCTCGTGCGCCGGTATGGACACTTCGACACCGCCGAGGACGCCACCCAGGAGGCACTGCTCGCCGCCGCCACCCGCTGGCCGGTCGACGGCCGCCCCGACGACCCGAAGGCCTGGCTGATCACGGTCGCCTCCCGGAGGCTGACCGACCTGCTCCGCACCGAGCGGGCCCGCCGTCGCCGCGAGGACACCGTGGCCCGCCGGCTGCCGCCCGACCGGTGGCTCGCCCCGGCCGCGGACAGCGCGCCGCCCGACGCCGACGACACCCTGATCCTGCTCTTCCTCTGCTGCCACCCGTCGCTGCCGCCAGCGGGGCAGATCGCGCTCACCCTGCGCGCGGTCGGCGGCCTGAGCACGGCCGAGGTGGCCCGGGCGTTCCTGGTGCCGGAGGCGACCATGACCCGCCGGATCACCCGGGCCAAGCAGCGCATCCGGGGCAGCGGGCTGCCGTTCGCGCCGCCCGTCGGGGCGGACCGGGCCGCCCGCCTGGACGCCGTCCTGCACGTGCTGTACCTGATCTTCAACGAGGGATACGCCAGCACGTCGGGGCCGCAGCTGCACCGCGCCGACCTGTGCGGCGAGGCGATCCGGCTGGCCCGGATGCTGCACGAGCTGACCGACGACCCCGAGGCGGCCGGGCTGCTGGCGCTGATGCTGCTCACCGACGCCCGTACCCCCGCCCGGACCGGCCCGGGCGGCGAGCTGGTGCCGATGGCCGAACAGGACCGTGGGCGCTGGCGGGGTGAGCAGATCGCCGAGGGAGTCGCCCTGGTCAGCCGCGTGCTGCCGCACGGCGCGGTCGGCCCGTACCAGCTCCAGGCGGCCGTCGCCGCCCTGCATGACGAGGCGCCGAGCATGGACGCGACGGACTGGCCGCAGATCGTCGCCCTCTACGAGCTGCTGCTGGAGGTCGCCGACAACCCGGTGGTCCGGCTCAACCACGCCGTGGCGGTGGCCATGGCCCGCGGTCCCCACGCCGGGCTGGATCTGCTCGACGGGCTGGCCGCCGACCGGCGGATCGCCCAGGACGCGCGGCTGCCCGCGGCCCGGGCGCATCTGCTGGAGCTGGCCGGGGAGCCGGAGGCGGCGCGGCAGGCGTACCTGGCGGCGGCGGGGCGTTCGATGAATCTGCCGCAACAGCGCTATCTGCACTCGCGGGCCGCCCGGCTGCGCTGA
- a CDS encoding YciI family protein, whose translation MIMLYGSQQDYDAMAGRPGGKPPMSAEQVAAMHAHMESVHKELAESGELVDGRGLTAPVHARRVQLRHGAPVVTDGPYPETQEVLAGFTVVDCASFDRATQIAARFVNPDADGEYVDVRPVAEGIEDLDG comes from the coding sequence ATGATCATGCTGTACGGGTCGCAGCAGGACTACGACGCGATGGCCGGCCGGCCCGGCGGGAAGCCGCCGATGTCGGCCGAGCAGGTCGCGGCCATGCACGCGCACATGGAGTCCGTCCACAAGGAGCTCGCCGAGTCCGGCGAACTCGTCGACGGCCGCGGCCTGACGGCTCCCGTGCACGCCCGGCGGGTGCAGTTGCGTCACGGAGCCCCGGTGGTGACCGACGGGCCGTATCCGGAGACCCAGGAGGTGCTGGCCGGGTTCACGGTCGTCGACTGTGCCAGTTTCGACCGGGCCACTCAGATCGCCGCCCGCTTCGTCAACCCGGACGCCGACGGCGAATACGTGGACGTGCGGCCGGTTGCCGAGGGCATCGAGGATCTCGACGGGTGA
- a CDS encoding class I SAM-dependent methyltransferase gives MIVTDFDAHERSRWAGRAAAYERSFGRLCAYPVEALLDAAGVRAGRRVIDVGTGPGTVAARALQRGAEVVAVDAEPDMLDAARRNAPGAELHEAVLPHLPFPAGDFDAAVANFVLNHVADPAAAVAELRRLVRPGGQVAVTIWPTPQPPLQRLWGEAVAAAGVQTPADLPRLAPEHDFPRTEDGLTGLLAAAGLTDVRCLTMSWEHRADPEAWWDGPANGIGTIGLALQRQPTAVRERIRQQYDLLSARHRDTDGQLALPTAALLACARAA, from the coding sequence ATGATCGTGACGGACTTCGACGCGCACGAACGGTCCCGCTGGGCGGGGCGGGCGGCGGCGTACGAGCGTAGTTTCGGCCGGCTCTGCGCGTACCCGGTGGAGGCGCTGCTGGACGCGGCGGGGGTGCGGGCCGGACGGCGGGTGATCGACGTCGGCACCGGACCGGGCACCGTCGCGGCGCGGGCGCTGCAGCGCGGCGCCGAGGTGGTGGCGGTCGACGCGGAACCGGACATGCTGGACGCGGCCCGGCGCAACGCTCCGGGCGCGGAGCTCCACGAAGCCGTCCTGCCCCACCTGCCATTCCCGGCCGGCGATTTCGACGCGGCGGTCGCCAACTTCGTGCTCAACCACGTAGCGGACCCGGCCGCCGCAGTGGCCGAGCTGCGCCGCCTGGTGCGACCCGGCGGACAGGTGGCGGTCACCATCTGGCCGACTCCGCAGCCACCGCTGCAACGGCTCTGGGGCGAGGCGGTCGCCGCCGCCGGCGTCCAAACGCCGGCGGACCTGCCCCGCCTGGCGCCGGAGCACGACTTCCCCCGTACCGAGGACGGCCTGACCGGCCTGTTGGCGGCGGCCGGCCTGACCGACGTGCGGTGCCTGACCATGTCCTGGGAGCACCGCGCCGACCCGGAGGCCTGGTGGGACGGCCCCGCGAACGGCATCGGGACCATCGGCCTGGCGCTGCAACGGCAGCCCACGGCGGTGCGCGAGCGGATCCGCCAGCAGTACGACCTGCTCAGCGCCCGCCACCGCGACACCGACGGGCAGCTCGCGCTGCCCACCGCCGCCCTGCTGGCCTGCGCTCGGGCGGCCTGA
- a CDS encoding neutral zinc metallopeptidase, with protein sequence MGDRAGRRRPGLLPGLLVAAVVAAGCMVGGVSEGEPQQPRPEQSRQPASPGAPTTQEDGTTSVAEFKKDFNDAVGIAQRYWTDQFRASGERFQPIRRVVPYTRAGEVSCGGEGLPRNNAVYCSAGDFIAYDVNWSVAAFRQVGDAFLFYLLGHEYAHGVQVRLGIRYNFTIQQELQADCMAGAYIGDSVRSRVLTLDQGDLDEFREGLLAVGDDPDQPWFAEGSHGTAEQRTDSFFRGYEKSLGACGLS encoded by the coding sequence GTGGGGGACAGGGCTGGACGTCGGCGACCGGGCCTGCTCCCCGGTCTGCTCGTGGCGGCGGTGGTGGCCGCCGGCTGCATGGTCGGCGGGGTGAGCGAGGGCGAGCCGCAGCAGCCCCGCCCGGAGCAGTCCCGACAGCCGGCCTCCCCGGGCGCGCCGACCACCCAGGAGGACGGGACCACCAGCGTCGCCGAGTTCAAGAAGGACTTCAACGACGCCGTCGGCATCGCCCAGCGCTACTGGACCGACCAGTTCCGCGCCTCCGGCGAGCGGTTCCAGCCGATCCGGCGGGTGGTGCCGTACACCCGGGCGGGGGAGGTGTCCTGCGGCGGGGAGGGGCTGCCCCGCAACAACGCCGTCTACTGCTCGGCGGGGGACTTCATCGCCTACGACGTGAACTGGTCGGTGGCGGCGTTCCGGCAGGTCGGCGACGCGTTCCTGTTCTACCTGCTCGGCCACGAGTACGCCCACGGCGTGCAGGTGCGCCTCGGCATCCGCTACAACTTCACCATCCAGCAGGAGTTGCAGGCCGACTGCATGGCCGGGGCGTACATCGGCGACAGCGTCCGGTCCCGGGTGCTCACCCTCGACCAGGGCGACCTGGACGAGTTCCGGGAGGGGCTGCTCGCGGTCGGCGACGACCCGGACCAGCCGTGGTTCGCCGAGGGCTCGCACGGCACCGCCGAGCAGCGCACCGACTCGTTCTTCCGCGGCTACGAGAAGTCCCTGGGCGCCTGCGGCCTGAGCTGA
- a CDS encoding HAD family hydrolase → MLFDMDGTLVDSEKLWDVALQELAAVYGGSMSDAARKAIIGTSMADSMRILHDDLGQPERDPEASAAWINARILDLFRTGLRWRPGALALLRAVRAAGIPTALVTSSGRPLVEVALDTLGRDSFDAVVCGDEVDAAKPHPEPYLTAARLLDVPIGRCVAIEDSPTGVASALAAGAAVLAVPAEVPLPPTDGVHQLESLTGADLELLAALLGEPPA, encoded by the coding sequence GTGCTCTTCGACATGGACGGCACCCTGGTCGACAGCGAGAAGCTGTGGGACGTCGCGTTGCAGGAGCTCGCGGCGGTGTACGGGGGCAGCATGTCCGACGCGGCCCGCAAGGCGATCATCGGCACCAGCATGGCCGACTCCATGCGGATCCTGCACGACGACCTCGGCCAGCCGGAGCGCGACCCGGAGGCCAGCGCCGCCTGGATCAACGCCCGCATCCTGGACCTGTTCCGCACCGGCCTGCGCTGGCGACCGGGCGCGCTGGCGCTGCTGCGGGCGGTCCGCGCGGCGGGCATCCCCACCGCCCTGGTGACCTCCAGCGGCCGACCGCTGGTCGAGGTCGCCCTCGACACGCTGGGGCGGGACAGCTTCGACGCGGTGGTCTGCGGCGACGAGGTGGACGCGGCCAAGCCGCACCCGGAGCCGTACCTGACCGCCGCCCGGCTGCTCGACGTGCCGATCGGGCGCTGCGTGGCGATCGAGGACTCGCCGACCGGGGTGGCCAGCGCCCTCGCGGCCGGGGCGGCCGTGCTGGCCGTACCGGCGGAGGTGCCGCTGCCGCCGACCGACGGCGTACACCAGCTGGAGAGCCTGACCGGGGCGGACCTGGAGCTGCTGGCGGCGCTGCTCGGCGAACCGCCCGCCTGA
- a CDS encoding ABC transporter permease — protein sequence MFRATWKSLLARKVRLLLSGLAVVLGVMFVSGAFVLTDTLGRSFDAVFADGYSHIDVIVSGKPKVELSEAEGEQVPTPVPASVVDQVKAKVPGAAEVTGLVNADGARLIGSNGKVVTSFGPPQLGENWVGEDDLLELRDGSREPRADDEIVVNQALADAAKVNVGDRVGVLTLEPKKEFTIVGVFGYSGGRDSIGGVNEVVFTTPVAQRLMLGKPDTFTNVSVKAADGVSAERLRDDVSAALGAGYEVKTGEQAAADQAASLKEALSFFNKVLLGFAAVALLVGTFLILNTFSIIVAQRTRELALMRAIGASGRQIIGSVVLEAIVVGLIASVLGLAAGIGVGALLAYLFGKLAGGLSLAGLGVPPAAVIGAFGVGLVITVVAALLPALRASRIPPIAAMQDVATPDRPLTKVTVAGGIVTAIGATLLFLGLNGHAGDNTLATILGGVLFAFIGVALLTPLISRPVVGLLGALFAWSVPGKLGRLNSGRNPRRTAITAAALMVGIALVTGVTVILDSAKGSISKVAADTIKAELVISGAQSGPRPPSFDPGVLEKAAAIPGVQLVDGEYGDMATVNGTRTWVGASSNVAALQRIFGAKATAGDISRLGPDQMLFSSDTAKSRNVSVGSQVTVQLSRGEARTYTVSGIYQSSQLTNPVVLPPQAATDFAIPQPIQGFVQLAPGARVADVQPRVETLLADSPEVSVADRDAFIKQQTSQLDTPLRMIQILLALAIVIAVLGIINTLALSVLERTRELGLLRAIGLRRAQTMRMITVEAVVISIFGALLGVAVGTGLGAAVVRALKDEGITDLVLPWGQMGVFLALAAIIGVIAAVLPAVRAARINVLGAIAHE from the coding sequence ATGTTCCGCGCCACGTGGAAGAGCCTGCTGGCGCGCAAGGTGCGCCTCCTGCTGTCCGGCCTGGCCGTCGTGCTGGGCGTCATGTTCGTCTCCGGCGCGTTCGTGCTCACCGACACCCTGGGCCGGTCGTTCGACGCGGTCTTCGCCGACGGGTACTCGCACATCGACGTCATCGTCTCCGGCAAGCCGAAGGTCGAGCTCAGCGAGGCCGAGGGCGAGCAGGTGCCCACCCCGGTGCCGGCATCGGTGGTCGACCAGGTGAAGGCGAAGGTGCCGGGCGCGGCGGAGGTCACCGGCCTGGTCAACGCCGACGGCGCCCGGCTGATCGGCAGCAACGGCAAGGTGGTGACCTCGTTCGGGCCGCCGCAGCTGGGCGAGAACTGGGTCGGCGAGGACGACCTGCTCGAGCTCCGCGACGGCAGCCGGGAGCCGCGGGCCGACGACGAGATCGTCGTCAACCAGGCCCTCGCGGACGCGGCAAAGGTCAACGTCGGTGACCGCGTCGGCGTGCTGACCCTGGAGCCGAAGAAGGAGTTCACCATCGTCGGCGTCTTCGGCTACAGCGGTGGCCGGGACTCGATCGGCGGGGTGAACGAGGTCGTCTTCACCACCCCGGTGGCGCAGCGGCTGATGCTCGGCAAGCCGGACACCTTCACCAACGTCAGCGTGAAGGCCGCCGACGGCGTGTCGGCCGAGCGGCTGCGCGACGACGTGTCGGCCGCCCTGGGCGCCGGCTACGAGGTGAAGACCGGCGAGCAGGCCGCCGCCGACCAGGCGGCCAGCCTGAAGGAGGCGCTCTCCTTCTTCAACAAGGTCCTGCTCGGTTTCGCGGCGGTGGCGCTGCTGGTCGGCACGTTCCTGATCCTCAACACGTTCTCGATCATCGTCGCCCAGCGCACCCGGGAGCTGGCCCTGATGCGGGCGATCGGGGCGAGCGGGCGGCAGATCATCGGGTCGGTGGTGCTGGAGGCCATCGTGGTCGGCCTGATCGCCTCGGTGCTGGGGCTGGCCGCCGGCATCGGCGTCGGCGCGCTGCTGGCGTACCTGTTCGGGAAGCTGGCCGGCGGGCTGAGCCTGGCCGGGCTCGGCGTGCCGCCGGCGGCGGTGATCGGCGCCTTCGGCGTCGGCCTGGTGATCACCGTGGTGGCGGCGCTGCTGCCGGCGCTGCGGGCGTCCCGGATTCCGCCGATCGCCGCGATGCAGGACGTGGCCACGCCGGACCGCCCGCTGACCAAGGTCACCGTGGCCGGCGGGATCGTCACCGCGATCGGCGCCACGCTGCTCTTTCTCGGCCTGAACGGCCACGCCGGCGACAACACCCTGGCCACCATCCTCGGCGGCGTGCTCTTCGCCTTCATCGGGGTGGCGCTGCTGACCCCGCTGATCAGCCGGCCGGTGGTCGGCCTGCTCGGGGCGCTCTTCGCCTGGTCGGTGCCGGGCAAGCTGGGCCGGCTGAACTCCGGCCGCAACCCGCGCCGCACGGCGATCACCGCCGCCGCGCTGATGGTCGGCATCGCCCTGGTGACCGGCGTGACGGTGATCCTCGACTCGGCCAAGGGCAGCATCAGCAAGGTGGCCGCGGACACCATCAAGGCCGAGCTGGTGATCTCCGGGGCGCAGAGCGGGCCGCGCCCGCCGAGCTTCGACCCGGGGGTGCTGGAGAAGGCGGCGGCGATCCCGGGCGTGCAGCTGGTCGACGGCGAGTACGGCGACATGGCCACGGTCAACGGCACCCGCACCTGGGTGGGGGCGTCGAGCAACGTCGCCGCGCTGCAGCGGATCTTCGGCGCGAAGGCCACCGCCGGCGACATCAGCCGGCTCGGCCCGGACCAGATGCTGTTCAGCTCGGACACCGCCAAGTCGCGCAACGTGTCGGTCGGCTCGCAGGTGACGGTGCAGCTGTCCCGGGGCGAGGCGCGGACGTACACGGTCAGCGGCATCTACCAGAGCTCGCAGCTGACCAACCCGGTGGTGCTGCCGCCGCAGGCGGCCACCGACTTCGCCATCCCGCAACCGATCCAGGGCTTCGTGCAGCTCGCGCCCGGCGCCCGGGTCGCCGACGTGCAGCCGCGGGTGGAGACCCTGCTCGCTGACAGCCCGGAGGTGTCGGTGGCGGACCGGGACGCGTTCATCAAGCAGCAGACCAGCCAGCTGGACACCCCGCTGCGGATGATCCAGATCCTGCTGGCGCTGGCCATCGTGATCGCGGTGCTCGGCATCATCAACACCCTGGCCCTGTCGGTGCTGGAGCGGACCCGGGAGCTGGGGCTGCTGCGGGCGATCGGGCTGCGTCGGGCGCAGACCATGCGCATGATCACCGTCGAGGCGGTGGTGATCTCGATCTTCGGGGCGCTGCTCGGCGTGGCGGTCGGCACCGGGCTGGGCGCCGCGGTGGTCCGGGCGCTCAAGGACGAGGGGATCACCGACCTGGTCCTGCCGTGGGGCCAGATGGGGGTCTTCCTCGCCCTGGCCGCGATCATCGGCGTGATCGCCGCGGTGCTGCCCGCGGTGCGGGCCGCGCGGATCAACGTGCTGGGCGCCATCGCCCACGAGTGA
- a CDS encoding ABC transporter ATP-binding protein — MTATVGPQVQAAARANDVWKLYGSGEAQVAALRGVTAEFERGRFTAIMGPSGSGKSTLMHCLAGLDSVTRGTVSIGETTVTGLGDSGLTKLRRDKVGFIFQQFNLLPTLTAQENILLPLSIAGRKPDPAWYDTVIDTVGLRDRLKHRPAQLSGGQQQRVACARALVARPEVIFADEPTGNLDSRSGAEVLNFLRNSVREHGQTIVMVTHDPTAAAYADRVIFLADGQIVSELVEPTADTVLDTMKKLDTPAEVAR, encoded by the coding sequence GTGACCGCGACGGTGGGTCCGCAGGTGCAGGCCGCGGCCCGGGCCAACGACGTGTGGAAGCTGTACGGCAGCGGCGAGGCGCAGGTCGCCGCGCTGCGGGGGGTGACCGCGGAGTTCGAGCGCGGCCGGTTCACCGCGATCATGGGCCCGTCCGGCTCCGGCAAGTCGACGCTGATGCACTGCCTGGCGGGCCTGGACTCGGTGACCCGGGGCACGGTGTCGATCGGCGAGACGACGGTGACCGGGCTCGGCGACTCCGGGCTGACCAAGCTGCGCCGGGACAAGGTCGGCTTCATCTTCCAGCAGTTCAACCTGCTGCCCACGCTCACCGCGCAGGAGAACATCCTGCTGCCGCTGTCGATCGCCGGCCGCAAGCCGGATCCGGCCTGGTACGACACGGTGATCGACACGGTCGGCCTGCGGGACCGGCTGAAGCACCGGCCGGCGCAGCTCTCCGGCGGCCAGCAGCAGCGGGTGGCCTGCGCGCGGGCTCTGGTCGCCCGCCCCGAGGTGATCTTCGCCGACGAGCCGACCGGCAACCTGGACTCCCGCTCCGGCGCCGAGGTGCTGAACTTCCTGCGCAACTCGGTCCGCGAGCACGGCCAGACCATCGTGATGGTCACCCACGACCCGACCGCCGCCGCATACGCCGATCGGGTGATCTTCCTCGCCGACGGGCAGATCGTCTCCGAGCTGGTCGAGCCGACCGCCGACACGGTGCTGGACACCATGAAGAAGCTGGACACCCCCGCCGAGGTGGCGCGCTGA